The following coding sequences lie in one Ostrea edulis chromosome 8, xbOstEdul1.1, whole genome shotgun sequence genomic window:
- the LOC125662509 gene encoding antistasin-like → MRNLSLFYIGFLLLHNGTCEGFLLCSMTSLYPLFCSLHCNHGYVKDSSGCTVCKCADPTGAPQAQNSHVNPLSTSSYTRPCMPQQQFCSLKCPEGFTTGKGGCQFCICYQSNVTDSTTTQTSVSTPPSGIKVHMPNPCIQNQTICDRYCAEGYLLGPDGCQYCLCRSLIPGLVYTKAPITTPSTETTTLAYYLPNPCQTGKHVCVAHCQYGYILGPGDCQYCMCAAKTTTSSLTIPDVNPAGSDVMASTTPYPSGHMDNECAIAFTICQIRCKHGFLADTVDCRRCVCKDEIYKSAGISEADEPDIKLMNPCVQGLDVCNVFCYHGYLRGPRDCQYCACQFV, encoded by the exons ATGCGGAATCTCTCTCTGTTTTACATTGGATTTCTTTTGTTGCACAATG GCACGTGTGAAGGATTTTTGCTGTGTTCCATGACGTCACTTTATCCATTGTTTTGCTCACTACATTGTAACCATGGATACGTCAAAGACAGTTCCGGTTGCACTGTATGTAAATGCGCGG atCCCACCGGAGCACCTCAGGCTCAGAATTCCCACGTGAATCCCTTGTCGACCTCCAGCTACACACGTCCGTGTATGCCACAACAACAGTTCTGTTCCCTGAAGTGTCCGGAAGGATTTACGACTGGAAAGGGAGGATGTCAATTCTGTATCTGCTACCAAAGCAATGTTACTG ATTCTACAACAACACAAACATCGGTCTCTACGCCTCCTAGCGGAATAAAAGTTCACATGCCTAATCCCTGCATTCAAAACCAGACGATATGTGATAGGTACTGCGCGGAGGGATACCTGCTGGGTCCTGACGGGTGTCAGTACTGCCTGTGTAGAAGTCTCATTCCGGGCCTCGTCTATACCAAAG CACCCATCACCACCCCATCTACAGAAACGACTACGCTGGCGTATTACCTACCAAATCCCTGTCAGACCGGAAAGCACGTGTGTGTTGCCCATTGTCAGTATGGTTACATCCTGGGGCCCGGCGATTGTCAGTACTGCATGTGTGCCGCTAAAACCACCACCTCTTCTCTCACTATTCCGG ATGTCAATCCCGCAGGAAGTGACGTAATGGCATCTACAACCCCATATCCTTCCGGTCACATGGACAATGAGTGCGCCATTGCTTTTACTATCTGTCAAATCAGGTGTAAACATGGCTTCCTGGCCGATACAGTTGACTGTCGACGCTGTGTGTGCAAGGATGAGATTTACAAATCCG CCGGCATCAGTGAGGCGGACGAACCGGACATTAAACTGATGAATCCATGTGTGCAGGGACTGGATGTTTGTAACGTGTTCTGTTACCATGGCTACTTACGCGGCCCACGTGACTGTCAATACTGCGCGTGCCAATTCGTGTAA